In the Urocitellus parryii isolate mUroPar1 chromosome 10, mUroPar1.hap1, whole genome shotgun sequence genome, one interval contains:
- the Noct gene encoding nocturnin isoform X1, which yields MFQSPRRLCSALLQRDAPGLRRPPAPGLRRHSPPPAIVPRPASPRLLAAVSAASGAARPCSRTVCSMGNGTSRLYSALAKTLNSSAASQHPEYLVSPDPEHLEPIDPKELLEECRAVLHTRPPRFQRDFVDLRTDCPSSHPPIRVMQWNILAQALGEGKDNFVQCPVEALKWEERKCLILEEILAYQPDILCLQEVDHYFDTFHPLLSRLGYQGTFFPKPWSPCLDVEHNNGPDGCALFFLQNRFKLVNSANIRLTAMTLKTNQVAIAQTLECKESGRQFCIAVTHLKARTGWERFRSAQGCDLLQNLQNITQGAKIPLIVCGDFNAEPTEEVYKHFASSSLNLNSAYKLLSADGQSEPPYTTWKIRTSGECRHTLDYIWYSRQALSVRSALDLLTEEQIGPNRLPSFNYPSDHLSLVCDFSFNEEPDALL from the exons ATGTTTCAGAGCCCGCGGCGGCTCTGCTCCGCCCTGCTGCAGAGGGACGCCCCCGGCCTGCGCCGCCCGCCCGCGCCCGGGCTGCGCCGCCACTCGCCCCCGCCCGCGATCGTCCCCCGGCCCGCGTCCCCCCGGCTCCTGGCGGCGGTCTCGGCGGCCTCGGGCGCCGCGAGGCCGTGTTCGCGGACAG TGTGTTCCATGGGAAACGGCACGAGCAGACTCTATAGTGCTCTCGCCAAGACACTGAACAGCAGCGCTGCCTCTCAGCACCCAGAGTACTTGGTGTCACCAGACCCAGAACATCTGGAACCCATTGATCCTAAAGAGCTTCTTGAGGAGTGCAGGGCTGTCCTGCATACTCGACCTCCCCGGTTCCAGAGGGACTTTGTGGATCTGAGGACAGATTGCCCCAGTAGCCACCCACCCATTAGGGTCATGCAATGGAACATCCTCGCCCAAG CACTTGGAGAGGGCAAGGACAACTTTGTACAATGCCCTGTTGAAGCTCTCAAGTGGGAAGAGAGGAAGTGTCTCATTCTGGAGGAAATCCTCGCCTACCAGCCGGACATACTGTGCCTGCAAGAGGTGGACCACTATTTTGACACCTTCCATCCTCTCCTCAGTCGACTGGGCTATCAAGGCACCTTCTTCCCAAAGCCCTGGTCACCTTGTCTGGACGTTGAACACAACAATGGACCAGATGGCTGTGCCTTATTTTTTCTCCAGAACCGATTCAAGCTGGTCAACAGTGCCAATATCAGGCTGACGGCCATGACGCTGAAGACCAACCAGGTGGCCATTGCTCAGACCCTGGAGTGCAAAGAATCAGGACGACAGTTCTGCATCGCCGTCACCCACTTGAAAGCTCGCACTGGCTGGGAGCGGTTTCGGTCGGCCCAGGGCTGTGACCTTCTCCAGAACCTGCAGAACATCACCCAAGGGGCCAAGATCCCCCTGATCGTCTGCGGGGACTTCAACGCGGAGCCCACCGAAGAGGTCTACAAGCACTTCGCgtcctccagcctcaacctcaACAGCGCCTACAAGCTGCTGAGCGCCGACGGGCAGTCGGAGCCCCCGTACACCACCTGGAAGATCCGGACCTCGGGCGAGTGCAGGCACACCCTGGATTACATCTGGTACTCGCGGCAGGCGCTGAGCGTGCGCTCGGCGCTGGACCTGCTCACCGAGGAGCAGATCGGGCCCAACCGGCTGCCCTCCTTCAACTACCCCTCCGACCACCTCTCTCTGGTGTGTGACTTCAGCTTTAACGAGGAACCCGACGCCCTTCTATGA
- the Noct gene encoding nocturnin isoform X2 codes for MAISAVCSMGNGTSRLYSALAKTLNSSAASQHPEYLVSPDPEHLEPIDPKELLEECRAVLHTRPPRFQRDFVDLRTDCPSSHPPIRVMQWNILAQALGEGKDNFVQCPVEALKWEERKCLILEEILAYQPDILCLQEVDHYFDTFHPLLSRLGYQGTFFPKPWSPCLDVEHNNGPDGCALFFLQNRFKLVNSANIRLTAMTLKTNQVAIAQTLECKESGRQFCIAVTHLKARTGWERFRSAQGCDLLQNLQNITQGAKIPLIVCGDFNAEPTEEVYKHFASSSLNLNSAYKLLSADGQSEPPYTTWKIRTSGECRHTLDYIWYSRQALSVRSALDLLTEEQIGPNRLPSFNYPSDHLSLVCDFSFNEEPDALL; via the exons ATGGCCATTTCAGCAG TGTGTTCCATGGGAAACGGCACGAGCAGACTCTATAGTGCTCTCGCCAAGACACTGAACAGCAGCGCTGCCTCTCAGCACCCAGAGTACTTGGTGTCACCAGACCCAGAACATCTGGAACCCATTGATCCTAAAGAGCTTCTTGAGGAGTGCAGGGCTGTCCTGCATACTCGACCTCCCCGGTTCCAGAGGGACTTTGTGGATCTGAGGACAGATTGCCCCAGTAGCCACCCACCCATTAGGGTCATGCAATGGAACATCCTCGCCCAAG CACTTGGAGAGGGCAAGGACAACTTTGTACAATGCCCTGTTGAAGCTCTCAAGTGGGAAGAGAGGAAGTGTCTCATTCTGGAGGAAATCCTCGCCTACCAGCCGGACATACTGTGCCTGCAAGAGGTGGACCACTATTTTGACACCTTCCATCCTCTCCTCAGTCGACTGGGCTATCAAGGCACCTTCTTCCCAAAGCCCTGGTCACCTTGTCTGGACGTTGAACACAACAATGGACCAGATGGCTGTGCCTTATTTTTTCTCCAGAACCGATTCAAGCTGGTCAACAGTGCCAATATCAGGCTGACGGCCATGACGCTGAAGACCAACCAGGTGGCCATTGCTCAGACCCTGGAGTGCAAAGAATCAGGACGACAGTTCTGCATCGCCGTCACCCACTTGAAAGCTCGCACTGGCTGGGAGCGGTTTCGGTCGGCCCAGGGCTGTGACCTTCTCCAGAACCTGCAGAACATCACCCAAGGGGCCAAGATCCCCCTGATCGTCTGCGGGGACTTCAACGCGGAGCCCACCGAAGAGGTCTACAAGCACTTCGCgtcctccagcctcaacctcaACAGCGCCTACAAGCTGCTGAGCGCCGACGGGCAGTCGGAGCCCCCGTACACCACCTGGAAGATCCGGACCTCGGGCGAGTGCAGGCACACCCTGGATTACATCTGGTACTCGCGGCAGGCGCTGAGCGTGCGCTCGGCGCTGGACCTGCTCACCGAGGAGCAGATCGGGCCCAACCGGCTGCCCTCCTTCAACTACCCCTCCGACCACCTCTCTCTGGTGTGTGACTTCAGCTTTAACGAGGAACCCGACGCCCTTCTATGA
- the Noct gene encoding nocturnin isoform X3: MGNGTSRLYSALAKTLNSSAASQHPEYLVSPDPEHLEPIDPKELLEECRAVLHTRPPRFQRDFVDLRTDCPSSHPPIRVMQWNILAQALGEGKDNFVQCPVEALKWEERKCLILEEILAYQPDILCLQEVDHYFDTFHPLLSRLGYQGTFFPKPWSPCLDVEHNNGPDGCALFFLQNRFKLVNSANIRLTAMTLKTNQVAIAQTLECKESGRQFCIAVTHLKARTGWERFRSAQGCDLLQNLQNITQGAKIPLIVCGDFNAEPTEEVYKHFASSSLNLNSAYKLLSADGQSEPPYTTWKIRTSGECRHTLDYIWYSRQALSVRSALDLLTEEQIGPNRLPSFNYPSDHLSLVCDFSFNEEPDALL; this comes from the exons ATGGGAAACGGCACGAGCAGACTCTATAGTGCTCTCGCCAAGACACTGAACAGCAGCGCTGCCTCTCAGCACCCAGAGTACTTGGTGTCACCAGACCCAGAACATCTGGAACCCATTGATCCTAAAGAGCTTCTTGAGGAGTGCAGGGCTGTCCTGCATACTCGACCTCCCCGGTTCCAGAGGGACTTTGTGGATCTGAGGACAGATTGCCCCAGTAGCCACCCACCCATTAGGGTCATGCAATGGAACATCCTCGCCCAAG CACTTGGAGAGGGCAAGGACAACTTTGTACAATGCCCTGTTGAAGCTCTCAAGTGGGAAGAGAGGAAGTGTCTCATTCTGGAGGAAATCCTCGCCTACCAGCCGGACATACTGTGCCTGCAAGAGGTGGACCACTATTTTGACACCTTCCATCCTCTCCTCAGTCGACTGGGCTATCAAGGCACCTTCTTCCCAAAGCCCTGGTCACCTTGTCTGGACGTTGAACACAACAATGGACCAGATGGCTGTGCCTTATTTTTTCTCCAGAACCGATTCAAGCTGGTCAACAGTGCCAATATCAGGCTGACGGCCATGACGCTGAAGACCAACCAGGTGGCCATTGCTCAGACCCTGGAGTGCAAAGAATCAGGACGACAGTTCTGCATCGCCGTCACCCACTTGAAAGCTCGCACTGGCTGGGAGCGGTTTCGGTCGGCCCAGGGCTGTGACCTTCTCCAGAACCTGCAGAACATCACCCAAGGGGCCAAGATCCCCCTGATCGTCTGCGGGGACTTCAACGCGGAGCCCACCGAAGAGGTCTACAAGCACTTCGCgtcctccagcctcaacctcaACAGCGCCTACAAGCTGCTGAGCGCCGACGGGCAGTCGGAGCCCCCGTACACCACCTGGAAGATCCGGACCTCGGGCGAGTGCAGGCACACCCTGGATTACATCTGGTACTCGCGGCAGGCGCTGAGCGTGCGCTCGGCGCTGGACCTGCTCACCGAGGAGCAGATCGGGCCCAACCGGCTGCCCTCCTTCAACTACCCCTCCGACCACCTCTCTCTGGTGTGTGACTTCAGCTTTAACGAGGAACCCGACGCCCTTCTATGA